The following coding sequences are from one Gossypium hirsutum isolate 1008001.06 chromosome A12, Gossypium_hirsutum_v2.1, whole genome shotgun sequence window:
- the LOC107925646 gene encoding peroxisomal fatty acid beta-oxidation multifunctional protein MFP2-like isoform X1: protein MMDFVGFEVATAMKIQLSKNFGERFNVLSKLISVMQENIQAGTLSALFLIVADNLFGTLLDQKLNHLIDIWNPPSLSPVSDETTRKGFYIYDGESKFTPNPDIKMYVNEARSISGLSIDYELMQLSDEEIVEMILFPVVNEACCVLEDKIVVKASDLDVASVTGMGFPEYRGGIIFWADTLGPKYICSKLEKWSKTYGPFFKPCAYLAERASKRDSGELLTFVSASYSSPYMKSILTF from the exons ATGATGGATTTTGTTGGTTTTGAGGTTGCAACTGCAATGAAGATCCAACTCAGCAAGAACTTTGGAGAGAGATTCAATGTGTTGTCGAAGCTGATTTCTGTTATGCAAGAGAACATCCAAGCAGGTACATTGTCCGCTCTTTTCCTTATAGTAGCTGACAATCTTTTTGGCACGCTATTGGACCAGAAACTGAACCATTTAATCGACATCTGGAATCCTCCATCACTGTCTCCTGTTTCAGATGAAACTACTAGAAAAGGTTTCTACATCTATGACGGGGAGTCCAAGTTTACCCCTAATCCTGATATTAAGATGTATGTAAACGAGGCAAGGAGCATCTCCGGTCTCAGCATTGATTATGAG TTGATGCAGTTATCCGATGAAGAGATAGTTGAAATGATTCTCTTCCCTGTTGTGAACGAGGCATGCTGCGTTCTTGAGGACAAAATTGTTGTCAAGGCATCAGATCTCGACGTTGCTTCTGTTACAGGCATGGGGTTCCCGGAATATAG GGGAGGAATCATTTTCTGGGCTGATACTCTTGGACCAAAATATATATGTTCAAAATTGGAGAAATGGTCAAAGACTTATGGACCGTTCTTCAAGCCCTGCGCCTATTTAGCAGAAAGAGCTTCGAAGAGAGACTCTGGTGAACTATTAACATTCGTGTCTGCATCTTATTCAAGTCCATACATGAAGTCTATATTAACATTTTGA
- the LOC107925646 gene encoding peroxisomal fatty acid beta-oxidation multifunctional protein MFP2-like isoform X2: protein MMDFVGFEVATAMKIQLSKNFGERFNVLSKLISVMQENIQAGTLSALFLIVADNLFGTLLDQKLNHLIDIWNPPSLSPVSDETTRKGFYIYDGESKFTPNPDIKMYVNEARSISGLSIDYELMQLSDEEIVEMILFPVVNEACCVLEDKIVVKASDLDVASVTGEESFSGLILLDQNIYVQNWRNGQRLMDRSSSPAPI, encoded by the exons ATGATGGATTTTGTTGGTTTTGAGGTTGCAACTGCAATGAAGATCCAACTCAGCAAGAACTTTGGAGAGAGATTCAATGTGTTGTCGAAGCTGATTTCTGTTATGCAAGAGAACATCCAAGCAGGTACATTGTCCGCTCTTTTCCTTATAGTAGCTGACAATCTTTTTGGCACGCTATTGGACCAGAAACTGAACCATTTAATCGACATCTGGAATCCTCCATCACTGTCTCCTGTTTCAGATGAAACTACTAGAAAAGGTTTCTACATCTATGACGGGGAGTCCAAGTTTACCCCTAATCCTGATATTAAGATGTATGTAAACGAGGCAAGGAGCATCTCCGGTCTCAGCATTGATTATGAG TTGATGCAGTTATCCGATGAAGAGATAGTTGAAATGATTCTCTTCCCTGTTGTGAACGAGGCATGCTGCGTTCTTGAGGACAAAATTGTTGTCAAGGCATCAGATCTCGACGTTGCTTCTGTTACAG GGGAGGAATCATTTTCTGGGCTGATACTCTTGGACCAAAATATATATGTTCAAAATTGGAGAAATGGTCAAAGACTTATGGACCGTTCTTCAAGCCCTGCGCCTATTTAG
- the LOC107925645 gene encoding exocyst complex component SEC15B: protein MQSTRSRRKVAPAAADGGDSGVKLEQLLLSSAICNGEDLGPFVRKVFASGRPETLLHHLRHFARSKESEIEEVCKSHYQDFILAVDDLRSLLSDVDSLKSSLSDSNSRLQSVGGPLLSSLDSFVEAQNVSKNVNSALQSVILCIKLTELCSRANLHLSNGSFYMVLKCLDSIENEFQDKTPSSSLKRMLERKIPEIRSHIERKISKEFGDWLVDIRVVSRNLGQLAIGQASAARQREEDLRIKQRQAEEQSRLSLRGCVYALEEDDDDGGLGGDENDGYNNGNNGLFGFDLTPLYRAYHIHQTLGLEDRFKQYYFENRKLQLTSDFQVSSMTPFLESHQTFFAQIAGFFIIEDRILRTGGGLVSKMEVENLWETAVSKMCSVLEDQFSRMQTANHLLLIKDYVSLLGVTLRRYGYPVDALLNVLSKHRDKYHELLLSDCRKQIAEALAADKFEQMLMKKEYEYSMNVLSFQLQTSDIVPAFPYVAPFSSTVPDCCRIVRSFIEDSVSFMSFGGQLDFFDVVKKYLDRLLGEVLDGALLKLISSSVHGVSQAMQVAANMAVLERACDFFFRHAAQLSGIPLRMVERGRKQFPLSKARDAAEDMLSGMLKRKVDGFMTLIENVNWMTDEASQGGNEYVNEVIIYLETLVSTAQQILPPQVLKRVLQDVLSHISEKIVGALFGDSVKRFNVNAIMGIDVDIRLLESFADNLSPVFSEGDTNQLKNALAESRQLVNLLLSNHPENFLNPVITEKSYNALDYRKVVTISEKLRDSSDRLFGTFGSRGAKQNPKKKSLDALIKRLKDVS, encoded by the coding sequence ATGCAGTCAACGAGGTCGCGCCGTAAAGTAGCGCCAGCAGCTGCTGATGGCGGCGACTCCGGCGTCAAATTGGAACAACTCCTACTTTCCTCCGCCATCTGTAACGGCGAGGACCTCGGTCCTTTTGTCCGCAAAGTGTTCGCTTCTGGAAGGCCTGAAACCCTCCTCCATCATCTTCGTCACTTTGCTCGTTCAAAAGAATCGGAAATCGAAGAAGTTTGCAAATCTCACTACCAAGATTTCATCCTCGCCGTCGATGATCTTCGATCTCTTCTCTCCGATGTCGATTCTCTCAAATCCTCTCTCTCCGACTCCAACTCAAGGCTCCAATCAGTCGGCGGTCCTCTCCTTTCTTCCCTTGATTCCTTTGTCGAAGCTCAAAATGTTTCCAAGAACGTAAACTCCGCTTTGCAATCGGTAATTTTGTGTATTAAGCTGACGGAGCTTTGCTCAAGAGCAAACCTTCATCTCTCAAACGGCAGTTTCTACATGGTGTTGAAGTGCTTAGACTCGATCGAAAACGAGTTCCAAGATAAAACGCCTTCGTCCTCTTTAAAAAGGATGCTGGAGAGGAAGATTCCAGAGATTCGATCTCACATCGAGAGAAAAATCAGTAAAGAGTTCGGCGATTGGCTAGTTGATATTCGCGTGGTGAGCCGCAATTTAGGGCAATTAGCAATCGGACAAGCCTCGGCTGCTAGGCAACGCGAAGAAGATctgagaatcaagcaaaggcaagcCGAAGAACAGAGTCGACTCAGCTTGAGAGGTTGCGTATACGCTTTAGAAGAAGATGACGACGACGGTGGACTCGGAGGAGACGAGAACGACGGTTATAATAACGGTAATAACGGATTGTTTGGATTTGATTTGACTCCTCTATATAGAGCTTATCATATTCATCAAACTTTAGGACTCGAAGATCGATTTAAGCAGTATTATTTTGAGAATAGGAAGCTTCAATTAACGTCGGATTTTCAAGTATCTTCTATGACCCCATTTCTTGAATCTCATCAAACATTTTTTGCCCAAATTGCGGGGTTTTTTATCATAGAAGATCGCATTTTAAGGACAGGTGGGGGTTTGGTTTCCAAAATGGAAGTTGAGAATTTATGGGAGACTGCTGTTAGTAAAATGTGCTCGGTTTTAGAGGATCAGTTTTCTAGAATGCAAACTGCTAATCACTTGTTACTGATTAAGGATTATGTGAGTCTGTTAGGAGTTACTTTGCGTAGGTATGGCTACCCTGTTGATGCATTGCTTAATGTATTAAGTAAGCATAGGGATAAGTACCATGAGTTGTTATTATCTGATTGTCGGAAGCAGATTGCGGAAGCTCTTGCTGCTGATAAATTTGAGCAGATGTTGATGAAGAAGGAGTATGAGTACTCGATGAATGTGCTATCCTTCCAGTTACAAACATCGGATATTGTTCCAGCATTTCCTTATGTTGCGCCATTTTCATCTACCGTGCCTGATTGTTGTCGGATTGTGAGATCTTTTATTGAGGATTCTGTTAGTTTTATGTCTTTTGGTGGGCAGTtggatttctttgatgttgtaaAGAAGTATTTGGACCGGCTTTTGGGTGAGGTTTTGGATGGGGCTCTTTTGAAGCTGATTAGTTCATCTGTCCATGGGGTTTCTCAGGCAATGCAGGTTGCAGCAAATATGGCAGTTTTGGAGCGGGCTTGTGATTTCTTCTTTCGTCATGCTGCACAGCTTTCTGGCATTCCTTTGAGAATGGTAGAAAGGGGTAGGAAGCAGTTTCCTCTTAGCAAAGCCCGTGATGCTGCAGAAGACATGCTGTCTGGGATGCTCAAGAGAAAGGTTGATGGTTTCATGACTTTGATCGAGAATGTGAACTGGATGACTGACGAAGCTTCGCAGGGTGGTAATGAATATGTGAATGAGGTCATAATATATTTGGAAACTTTGGTTTCTACCGCACAACAGATATTGCCTCCTCAAGTTCTTAAAAGAGTTTTACAAGATGTACTTTCTCACATATCAGAGAAGATCGTCGGGGCTTTATTTGGAGATTCAGTGAAGAGGTTTAATGTAAATGCTATTATGGGGATTGATGTGGATATTCGGTTGTTAGAATCTTTTGCGGATAACCTATCACCTGTATTTTCTGAAGGGGATACAAATCAATTGAAAAATGCACTTGCAGAGTCAAGGCAGTTGGTCAATTTGCTTTTGAGCAATCATCCAGAGAATTTTCTGAACCCAGTAATTACAGAGAAGAGTTACAATGCCCTGGACTACAGGAAAGTTGTGACAATTTCAGAGAAGTTAAGGGATTCATCAGATCGGCTATTTGGAACCTTTGGGAGCAGGGGTGCCAAGCAGAATCCAAAGAAGAAATCTTTGGATGCATTGATAAAAAGACTCAAGGATGTGAGCTGA